Proteins encoded together in one Heliangelus exortis chromosome 13, bHelExo1.hap1, whole genome shotgun sequence window:
- the SALL1 gene encoding sal-like protein 1 isoform X1, translating to MCELMFEPACRGGSRRSLSISNPTPIWPCYPSEMEGGFPTSSSQPAGRQRGRAPPYLYRDAGRQVVGESRGREGGGGRSGGSVPPATAGLAAALRRASAVGLRGDPPAAGAKGAAGQKRAGDTEKGQANRTTKNKDAHVCGRCCAEFFELSDLLQHKKNCTKNQLVLIVNENPASPSETFPPSSPSDNPDEQMNDTVNNTDQVDCSDLSEHNKLDREESMDVEASSINNSSSSSKSVNNSITSSNSSTMGTSAVTTSLPHIGDLTTLGNFSVINSNVIIENLQSTKVAVAQFSQEARCNGASNSKLAVPALMEQLLALQQQQIHQLQLIEQIRHQILLLASQNTDMPTSSSPSQGTLRTSANPLSTLSSHLSQQLAAAAGLAQSLASQSASISGVKQLPPIQLPQSNPGNTLIPSSSGSSPNINILAAAVTTPSSEKVASSIGGSQLGNPPVSASSSPAFAISSLLSPASNPLLPQPAPSNSVFSSPLSNIGTPAEDLNSLTALAQQRKSKPPNVAAFEAKSNSDEAFFKHKCRFCAKVFGSDSALQIHLRSHTGERPFKCNICGNRFSTKGNLKVHFQRHKEKYPHIQMNPYPVPEHLDNIPTSTGIPYGMSIPPEKPVTSWLDSKPVLSTLTTSVGLPLPPTIPSLTPFIKTEEPQPIPISHPSASPPCSVKSDSGTADPTSKISNGLSDEVEAGALPTSNCKMEENPQTTSAVTNVSSSVSSPAADTGSSSVATFTNPLMPLMSEQFKAKFPFGGLLDSTPASETSKLQQLVENIDKKATDPNECIICHRVLSCQSALKMHYRTHTGERPFKCKICGRAFTTKGNLKTHYSVHRAMPPLRVQHSCPICQKKFTNAVVLQQHIRMHMGGQIPNTPVTENYPESMESDTGSFDDKNFDDIDNFSDENMEDCPDSSVPDTPKSADASQDSLSSSPLPLEMSSIAALENQMKMINAGLAEQLQASLKSVENGSVEGDVLTNDSSSVGGDMESQSAGSPAVSESTSSMQALSPSNSTNDYHKSPSIEEKPVRALPSEFANGLSPTPANSGALDLTSSNTDKIIKEESLSMLFPFRDRGKFKNTACDICGKTFACQSALDIHYRSHTKERPFICTVCNRGFSTKGNLKQHMLTHQMRDLPSQLFEPNSSIGPNQNSSVMPANSLSSLIKTEVNGFVHSSPQDSKEAPSGLVASGLLSSSATSPVLLPALPRRTPKQHYCNTCGKTFSSSSALQIHERTHTGEKPFACTICGRAFTTKGNLKVHMGTHMWNSTPARRGRRLSVDGPMTFLGGNPVKFPEMFQKDLAARSGNGDPSSFWNQYAAALSNGLAMKTNEISVIQNGGIPPAPGGLGNGGSSPISGLTGSLEKLQNSEPNAPLAGLEKMAGNENGTNFRFTRFVEDNKEIVTN from the exons ATGTGTGAG CTGATGTTTGAGCCAGCATGTCGCGGAGGAAGCAGGCGAAGCCTCAGCATTTCCAATCCGACCCCGATCTGGCCTTGTTATCCCAGCGAAATG GAAGGGGGATTTCCAACGAGTTCGTCGCAGCCAGCCGGGCGGCAGAGGGGACGTGCCCCTCCGTATCTGTACCGAGACGCGGGGCGACAAGTGGTCGGCGAGAGCCGCGGCCGGGAAGGCGGGGGCGGCCGGTCCGGGGGCAGCGTCCCCCCTGCCACTGCCGGACTCGCAGCGGCCTTGAGGAGGGCGAGCGCCGTGGGGCTGCGAGGGGACCCGCCGGCCGCAGGCGCGAAGGGCGCCGCGGGGCAGAAGCGGGCAG GAGACACAGAAAAGGGTCAAGCAAATCGAACCACTAAGAACAAGGACGCCCATGTCTGTGGCAGGTGCTGTGCTGAGTTCTTTGAATTATCAGATCTCCTGCAACACAAGAAGAATTGTACTAAAAATCAATTAGTTTTAATTGTGAATGAAAATCCAGCTTCTCCTTCTGAAACCTTCCCTCCTAGTTCCCCTTCTGATAATCCTGATGAACAGATGAATGACACAGTTAATAACACAGATCAAGTAGACTGCAGTGACCTTTCAGAGCATAACAAACTTGACAGGGAAGAATCCATGGATGTGGAGGCTTCCAGCATTAACAATAGCAGTAGCAGTTCCAAGAGCGTCAACAATAGTATTACAAGCAGTAACAGCTCCACAATGGGTACCTCAGCTGTAACAACCTCTCTACCTCACATAGGGGACCTGACAACATTAGGCAACTTTTCAGTGATAAATAGTAATGTAATAATTGAAAACCTTCAGAGTACAAAAGTGGCAGTAGCACAGTTCTCACAGGAAGCGAGATGTAATGGTGCATCAAACAGTAAGCTTGCTGTACCTGCCCTGATGGAGCAACTGTTGGcactacagcagcagcagatccaTCAGTTGCAACTAATTGAACAAATTCGTCACCAAATATTGTTGTTGGCTTCCCAAAATACAGACATGCCAACGTCTTCTAGCCCTTCTCAAGGTACTTTACGAACATCTGCCAACCCCTTGTCCACACTAAGTTCCCATTTATCCCAgcagctggctgcagcagctggattAGCACAAAGCCTTGCTAGTCAATCTGCCAGCATCAGTGGTGTGAAACAGCTACCCCCTATACAGCTACCTCAGAGCAACCCTGGCAACACTCTAATTCCATCCAGTAGTGGCTCTTCTCCAAATATTAACATACTGGCAGCAGCAGTTACAACACCGTCCTCAGAAAAAGTGGCTTCAAGTATTGGTGGCTCACAGCTCGGCAACCCACCAGTATCAGCATCATCTTCACCAGCTTTTGCAATAAGCAGTTTATTAAGTCCTGCATCTAATCCACTTCTACCTCAGCCCGCCCCTAGTAACTCTGTTTTCTCCAGTCCCTTGTCCAATATTGGAACACCTGCAGAGGATTTAAACTCCCTGACTGCCTTggcacagcaaagaaaaagcaagccaCCAAATGTAGCTGCTTTTGAAGCAAAAAGTAATTCAGATGAGGCATTCTTTAAGCATAAATGCAGGTTCTGTGCTAAAGTGTTCGGGAGTGACAGTGCCTTGCAGATTCATTTACGTTCTCACACTGGCGAGAGGCCATTTAAATGCAACATATGTGGAAACAGGTTCTCCACAAAGGGAAACTTAAAAGTCCACTTTCAGCGTCATAAAGAAAAATACCCTCACATTCAAATGAATCCTTACCCGGTGCCAGAGCATTTGGACAATATTCCTACAAGCACAGGTATTCCTTATGGGATGTCTATACCGCCAGAGAAACCTGTCACAAGCTGGCTGGACAGCAAGCCAGTCCTCTCCACCCTGACAACTTCTGTTGGGCTGCCGCTCCCACCAACAATCCCAAGCTTGACCCCATTCATCAAAACTGAGGAGCCTCAGCCAATTCCCATTAGCCATCCTTCTGCTagccctccctgctctgtcAAGAGTGACTCGGGAACAGCTGATCCGACATCAAAAATTTCCAATGGACTTTCTGATGAGGTAGAGGCCGGTGCTTTGCCTACCTCAAATtgcaaaatggaagaaaacccTCAAACCACGAGCGCCGTCACTAACGTGAGCAGCTCCGTCAGCTCCCCGGCAGCTGACACGGGCTCCAGCAGCGTCGCCACTTTTACAAATCCACTGATGCCTCTAATGTCAGAGCAATTTAAGGCAAAGTTTCCATTTGGGGGACTACTGGATTCAACGCCAGCATCCGAAACATCAAAATTGCAGCAACTGGTAGAAAACATTGACAAAAAGGCAACCGATCCTAACGAGTGCATCATTTGCCACCGAGTGCTCAGTTGCCAGAGTGCACTGAAAATGCATTATCGCACCCATACTGGTGAGAGGccatttaaatgtaaaatctGTGGTCGTGCTTTCACTACTAAAGGCAACTTAAAGACTCATTACAGTGTCCACCGTGCCATGCCCCCGCTGAGAGTACAACATTCGTGCCCAATCTGCCAGAAAAAATTCACCAATGCTGTTGTGCTACAGCAGCACATCCGAATGCACATGGGAGGGCAGATCCCTAACACCCCCGTGACGGAAAACTATCCCGAGTCAATGGAATCAGATACAGGATCTTTTGATGATAAGAATTTTGATGATATAGACAACTTCTCAGATGAGAACATGGAAGACTGTCCTGACAGCAGCGTACCAGATACACCAAAATCTGCGGACGCATCACAAGACAGCTTGTCTTCTTCCCCTTTGCCCCTGGAAATGTCAAGTATTGCTGCTTTGGAAAATCAGATGAAGATGATCAATGCAGGACTTGCTGAACAACTTCAAGCAAGCCTAAAGTCAGTTGAAAATGGATCAGTGGAAGGGGATGTTTTGACTAACGATTCGTCGTCTGTTGGTGGTGATATGGAAAGCCAAAGTGCTGGAAGCCCTGCTGTCTCAGAGTCTACCTCTTCCATGCAGGCCTTGTCCCCATCCAACAGCACTAATGATTACCACAAGTCACCGAGTATCGAAGAGAAACCAGTACGAGCTTTACCAAGTGAGTTTGCCAATGGTTTGTCTCCAACCCCTGCTAACAGTGGTGCTTTGGACTTGACGTCTAGTAACactgataaaattattaaagaagaGTCTCTGAGTATGCTCTTTCCTTTCAGAGACAGAGGTAAATTTAAAAACACCGCATGTGACATTTGTGGCAAAACATTTGCTTGTCAGAGTGCCTTGGACATTCATTACAGAAGTCATACCAAAGAGAGACCATTTATTTGCACAGTTTGCAATCGTGGCTTTTCCACAAAGGGTAATTTGAAGCAGCATATGTTGACACATCAAATGCGAGACCTACCATCACAACTTTTTGAACCCAACTCTAGTATTGGCCCTAATCAGAACTCATCAGTTATGCCTGCTAATTCACTGTCATCACTCATAAAAACCGAGGTTAATGGCTTTGTGCACAGCTCTCCTCAGGACAGCAAAGAAGCACCCTCTGGTCTAGTTGCTTCGGGGCTGCTGTCCTCCTCTGCCACATCCCCGGTCCTGCTCCCCGCTCTCCCCAGAAGAACCCCCAAACAGCACTACTGCAACACATgtgggaaaacattttcatcCTCCAGTGCTCTGCAGATCCACGAAAGGACACACACTGGTGAGAAACCTTTTGCCTGCACTATATGTGGAAGAGCATTCACAACAAAAGGCAATCTGAAG gtTCACATGGGCACTCACATGTGGAACAGTACTCCTGCGAGACGAGGCAGACGACTTTCCGTAGATGGCCCCATGACATTTCTAGGAGGCAATCCTGTCAAGTTCccagaaatgtttcagaaggATTTGGCTGCCCGGTCAGGGAACGGAGACCCCTCCAGCTTCTGGAACCAGTATGCAGCAGCACTCTCCAATGGTTTGGCCATGAAGACCAACGAGATCTCTGTCATCCAGAACGGTGGCATCCCTCCAGCACCGGGGGGGCTGGGCAACGGTGGCAGCTCTCCCATCAGCGGCTTGACAGGAAGCCTGGAGAAGCTCCAGAATTCAGAACCCAATGCACCTCTAGCTGGTCTGGAGAAAATGGCAGGCAATGAAAACGGGACAAACTTCCGTTTTACTCGTTTCGTGGAAGACAACAAAGAAATTGTaacaaattag
- the SALL1 gene encoding sal-like protein 1 isoform X2, whose product MFEPACRGGSRRSLSISNPTPIWPCYPSEMEGGFPTSSSQPAGRQRGRAPPYLYRDAGRQVVGESRGREGGGGRSGGSVPPATAGLAAALRRASAVGLRGDPPAAGAKGAAGQKRAGDTEKGQANRTTKNKDAHVCGRCCAEFFELSDLLQHKKNCTKNQLVLIVNENPASPSETFPPSSPSDNPDEQMNDTVNNTDQVDCSDLSEHNKLDREESMDVEASSINNSSSSSKSVNNSITSSNSSTMGTSAVTTSLPHIGDLTTLGNFSVINSNVIIENLQSTKVAVAQFSQEARCNGASNSKLAVPALMEQLLALQQQQIHQLQLIEQIRHQILLLASQNTDMPTSSSPSQGTLRTSANPLSTLSSHLSQQLAAAAGLAQSLASQSASISGVKQLPPIQLPQSNPGNTLIPSSSGSSPNINILAAAVTTPSSEKVASSIGGSQLGNPPVSASSSPAFAISSLLSPASNPLLPQPAPSNSVFSSPLSNIGTPAEDLNSLTALAQQRKSKPPNVAAFEAKSNSDEAFFKHKCRFCAKVFGSDSALQIHLRSHTGERPFKCNICGNRFSTKGNLKVHFQRHKEKYPHIQMNPYPVPEHLDNIPTSTGIPYGMSIPPEKPVTSWLDSKPVLSTLTTSVGLPLPPTIPSLTPFIKTEEPQPIPISHPSASPPCSVKSDSGTADPTSKISNGLSDEVEAGALPTSNCKMEENPQTTSAVTNVSSSVSSPAADTGSSSVATFTNPLMPLMSEQFKAKFPFGGLLDSTPASETSKLQQLVENIDKKATDPNECIICHRVLSCQSALKMHYRTHTGERPFKCKICGRAFTTKGNLKTHYSVHRAMPPLRVQHSCPICQKKFTNAVVLQQHIRMHMGGQIPNTPVTENYPESMESDTGSFDDKNFDDIDNFSDENMEDCPDSSVPDTPKSADASQDSLSSSPLPLEMSSIAALENQMKMINAGLAEQLQASLKSVENGSVEGDVLTNDSSSVGGDMESQSAGSPAVSESTSSMQALSPSNSTNDYHKSPSIEEKPVRALPSEFANGLSPTPANSGALDLTSSNTDKIIKEESLSMLFPFRDRGKFKNTACDICGKTFACQSALDIHYRSHTKERPFICTVCNRGFSTKGNLKQHMLTHQMRDLPSQLFEPNSSIGPNQNSSVMPANSLSSLIKTEVNGFVHSSPQDSKEAPSGLVASGLLSSSATSPVLLPALPRRTPKQHYCNTCGKTFSSSSALQIHERTHTGEKPFACTICGRAFTTKGNLKVHMGTHMWNSTPARRGRRLSVDGPMTFLGGNPVKFPEMFQKDLAARSGNGDPSSFWNQYAAALSNGLAMKTNEISVIQNGGIPPAPGGLGNGGSSPISGLTGSLEKLQNSEPNAPLAGLEKMAGNENGTNFRFTRFVEDNKEIVTN is encoded by the exons ATGTTTGAGCCAGCATGTCGCGGAGGAAGCAGGCGAAGCCTCAGCATTTCCAATCCGACCCCGATCTGGCCTTGTTATCCCAGCGAAATG GAAGGGGGATTTCCAACGAGTTCGTCGCAGCCAGCCGGGCGGCAGAGGGGACGTGCCCCTCCGTATCTGTACCGAGACGCGGGGCGACAAGTGGTCGGCGAGAGCCGCGGCCGGGAAGGCGGGGGCGGCCGGTCCGGGGGCAGCGTCCCCCCTGCCACTGCCGGACTCGCAGCGGCCTTGAGGAGGGCGAGCGCCGTGGGGCTGCGAGGGGACCCGCCGGCCGCAGGCGCGAAGGGCGCCGCGGGGCAGAAGCGGGCAG GAGACACAGAAAAGGGTCAAGCAAATCGAACCACTAAGAACAAGGACGCCCATGTCTGTGGCAGGTGCTGTGCTGAGTTCTTTGAATTATCAGATCTCCTGCAACACAAGAAGAATTGTACTAAAAATCAATTAGTTTTAATTGTGAATGAAAATCCAGCTTCTCCTTCTGAAACCTTCCCTCCTAGTTCCCCTTCTGATAATCCTGATGAACAGATGAATGACACAGTTAATAACACAGATCAAGTAGACTGCAGTGACCTTTCAGAGCATAACAAACTTGACAGGGAAGAATCCATGGATGTGGAGGCTTCCAGCATTAACAATAGCAGTAGCAGTTCCAAGAGCGTCAACAATAGTATTACAAGCAGTAACAGCTCCACAATGGGTACCTCAGCTGTAACAACCTCTCTACCTCACATAGGGGACCTGACAACATTAGGCAACTTTTCAGTGATAAATAGTAATGTAATAATTGAAAACCTTCAGAGTACAAAAGTGGCAGTAGCACAGTTCTCACAGGAAGCGAGATGTAATGGTGCATCAAACAGTAAGCTTGCTGTACCTGCCCTGATGGAGCAACTGTTGGcactacagcagcagcagatccaTCAGTTGCAACTAATTGAACAAATTCGTCACCAAATATTGTTGTTGGCTTCCCAAAATACAGACATGCCAACGTCTTCTAGCCCTTCTCAAGGTACTTTACGAACATCTGCCAACCCCTTGTCCACACTAAGTTCCCATTTATCCCAgcagctggctgcagcagctggattAGCACAAAGCCTTGCTAGTCAATCTGCCAGCATCAGTGGTGTGAAACAGCTACCCCCTATACAGCTACCTCAGAGCAACCCTGGCAACACTCTAATTCCATCCAGTAGTGGCTCTTCTCCAAATATTAACATACTGGCAGCAGCAGTTACAACACCGTCCTCAGAAAAAGTGGCTTCAAGTATTGGTGGCTCACAGCTCGGCAACCCACCAGTATCAGCATCATCTTCACCAGCTTTTGCAATAAGCAGTTTATTAAGTCCTGCATCTAATCCACTTCTACCTCAGCCCGCCCCTAGTAACTCTGTTTTCTCCAGTCCCTTGTCCAATATTGGAACACCTGCAGAGGATTTAAACTCCCTGACTGCCTTggcacagcaaagaaaaagcaagccaCCAAATGTAGCTGCTTTTGAAGCAAAAAGTAATTCAGATGAGGCATTCTTTAAGCATAAATGCAGGTTCTGTGCTAAAGTGTTCGGGAGTGACAGTGCCTTGCAGATTCATTTACGTTCTCACACTGGCGAGAGGCCATTTAAATGCAACATATGTGGAAACAGGTTCTCCACAAAGGGAAACTTAAAAGTCCACTTTCAGCGTCATAAAGAAAAATACCCTCACATTCAAATGAATCCTTACCCGGTGCCAGAGCATTTGGACAATATTCCTACAAGCACAGGTATTCCTTATGGGATGTCTATACCGCCAGAGAAACCTGTCACAAGCTGGCTGGACAGCAAGCCAGTCCTCTCCACCCTGACAACTTCTGTTGGGCTGCCGCTCCCACCAACAATCCCAAGCTTGACCCCATTCATCAAAACTGAGGAGCCTCAGCCAATTCCCATTAGCCATCCTTCTGCTagccctccctgctctgtcAAGAGTGACTCGGGAACAGCTGATCCGACATCAAAAATTTCCAATGGACTTTCTGATGAGGTAGAGGCCGGTGCTTTGCCTACCTCAAATtgcaaaatggaagaaaacccTCAAACCACGAGCGCCGTCACTAACGTGAGCAGCTCCGTCAGCTCCCCGGCAGCTGACACGGGCTCCAGCAGCGTCGCCACTTTTACAAATCCACTGATGCCTCTAATGTCAGAGCAATTTAAGGCAAAGTTTCCATTTGGGGGACTACTGGATTCAACGCCAGCATCCGAAACATCAAAATTGCAGCAACTGGTAGAAAACATTGACAAAAAGGCAACCGATCCTAACGAGTGCATCATTTGCCACCGAGTGCTCAGTTGCCAGAGTGCACTGAAAATGCATTATCGCACCCATACTGGTGAGAGGccatttaaatgtaaaatctGTGGTCGTGCTTTCACTACTAAAGGCAACTTAAAGACTCATTACAGTGTCCACCGTGCCATGCCCCCGCTGAGAGTACAACATTCGTGCCCAATCTGCCAGAAAAAATTCACCAATGCTGTTGTGCTACAGCAGCACATCCGAATGCACATGGGAGGGCAGATCCCTAACACCCCCGTGACGGAAAACTATCCCGAGTCAATGGAATCAGATACAGGATCTTTTGATGATAAGAATTTTGATGATATAGACAACTTCTCAGATGAGAACATGGAAGACTGTCCTGACAGCAGCGTACCAGATACACCAAAATCTGCGGACGCATCACAAGACAGCTTGTCTTCTTCCCCTTTGCCCCTGGAAATGTCAAGTATTGCTGCTTTGGAAAATCAGATGAAGATGATCAATGCAGGACTTGCTGAACAACTTCAAGCAAGCCTAAAGTCAGTTGAAAATGGATCAGTGGAAGGGGATGTTTTGACTAACGATTCGTCGTCTGTTGGTGGTGATATGGAAAGCCAAAGTGCTGGAAGCCCTGCTGTCTCAGAGTCTACCTCTTCCATGCAGGCCTTGTCCCCATCCAACAGCACTAATGATTACCACAAGTCACCGAGTATCGAAGAGAAACCAGTACGAGCTTTACCAAGTGAGTTTGCCAATGGTTTGTCTCCAACCCCTGCTAACAGTGGTGCTTTGGACTTGACGTCTAGTAACactgataaaattattaaagaagaGTCTCTGAGTATGCTCTTTCCTTTCAGAGACAGAGGTAAATTTAAAAACACCGCATGTGACATTTGTGGCAAAACATTTGCTTGTCAGAGTGCCTTGGACATTCATTACAGAAGTCATACCAAAGAGAGACCATTTATTTGCACAGTTTGCAATCGTGGCTTTTCCACAAAGGGTAATTTGAAGCAGCATATGTTGACACATCAAATGCGAGACCTACCATCACAACTTTTTGAACCCAACTCTAGTATTGGCCCTAATCAGAACTCATCAGTTATGCCTGCTAATTCACTGTCATCACTCATAAAAACCGAGGTTAATGGCTTTGTGCACAGCTCTCCTCAGGACAGCAAAGAAGCACCCTCTGGTCTAGTTGCTTCGGGGCTGCTGTCCTCCTCTGCCACATCCCCGGTCCTGCTCCCCGCTCTCCCCAGAAGAACCCCCAAACAGCACTACTGCAACACATgtgggaaaacattttcatcCTCCAGTGCTCTGCAGATCCACGAAAGGACACACACTGGTGAGAAACCTTTTGCCTGCACTATATGTGGAAGAGCATTCACAACAAAAGGCAATCTGAAG gtTCACATGGGCACTCACATGTGGAACAGTACTCCTGCGAGACGAGGCAGACGACTTTCCGTAGATGGCCCCATGACATTTCTAGGAGGCAATCCTGTCAAGTTCccagaaatgtttcagaaggATTTGGCTGCCCGGTCAGGGAACGGAGACCCCTCCAGCTTCTGGAACCAGTATGCAGCAGCACTCTCCAATGGTTTGGCCATGAAGACCAACGAGATCTCTGTCATCCAGAACGGTGGCATCCCTCCAGCACCGGGGGGGCTGGGCAACGGTGGCAGCTCTCCCATCAGCGGCTTGACAGGAAGCCTGGAGAAGCTCCAGAATTCAGAACCCAATGCACCTCTAGCTGGTCTGGAGAAAATGGCAGGCAATGAAAACGGGACAAACTTCCGTTTTACTCGTTTCGTGGAAGACAACAAAGAAATTGTaacaaattag